Proteins encoded by one window of Ignavibacteriota bacterium:
- a CDS encoding NAD-dependent epimerase/dehydratase family protein: protein MKKVVVAGAGGFIGGHLTKKLKEMNYDVRAVDIKPLNRWYQIIPGVENFVLDLKVKDNCYQALNGFEEVFNLAADMGGMGFIENHKADCMLSVLINTHLLMAARDLGIQRFFYASSACVYNGEKQTDPNNPGLKESDAYPALAEDGYGWEKLFSERMCRHFSEDFNLTTRVARFHNVYGPFGTYDGGREKAPAAICRKVIDGELYDKKEIVIWGDGHQTRSFMYIDDCVKGILDIMYSNIEEPINLGSSEMVSINQLVDYVEEIANFKLNRKYDLNAPKGVRGRNSDNTLIKQYLKWEPSIPLKTGLQKTYDWIKLQMVENKGKDSKKIVFNEF, encoded by the coding sequence ATGAAAAAAGTAGTTGTTGCCGGTGCTGGCGGATTTATTGGCGGCCATCTTACAAAAAAGTTAAAAGAAATGAATTATGATGTCAGAGCAGTTGATATAAAGCCGCTAAACCGTTGGTACCAAATTATACCCGGAGTTGAAAATTTTGTATTGGATTTGAAAGTAAAAGATAATTGTTATCAGGCTTTAAATGGTTTTGAAGAAGTTTTTAACCTTGCCGCAGATATGGGCGGAATGGGTTTTATCGAAAATCATAAAGCTGATTGTATGCTAAGTGTTCTCATCAATACGCATTTACTTATGGCCGCACGCGATTTAGGAATACAAAGATTTTTTTACGCTTCATCCGCGTGTGTTTATAATGGAGAAAAACAAACGGATCCTAATAATCCCGGACTAAAAGAATCAGATGCATATCCGGCATTAGCTGAAGACGGTTATGGCTGGGAAAAATTATTTAGCGAAAGAATGTGCAGACATTTTTCTGAAGATTTTAATTTAACAACTCGAGTCGCCAGATTTCATAATGTGTACGGTCCATTTGGAACTTATGACGGCGGCAGAGAAAAAGCTCCTGCAGCTATTTGCAGAAAAGTTATTGACGGTGAATTGTATGATAAAAAGGAAATTGTAATTTGGGGAGATGGACATCAAACAAGAAGTTTTATGTATATAGATGACTGCGTTAAAGGTATACTTGATATAATGTACAGTAATATTGAAGAGCCAATTAACCTTGGAAGTTCTGAAATGGTTTCAATAAATCAACTAGTTGATTATGTAGAGGAAATCGCGAATTTCAAATTGAACAGAAAGTACGATCTAAATGCACCTAAAGGTGTTAGAGGCAGAAATAGCGACAACACTTTAATCAAGCAGTATTTGAAATGGGAACCTTCAATTCCGCTTAAAACTGGATTACAAAAAACTTATGATTGGATAAAACTTCAAATGGTTGAAAATAAAGGTAAAGATTCAAAAAAAATTGTATTCAACGAATTTTAA
- a CDS encoding adenylyltransferase/cytidyltransferase family protein, producing the protein MTEKKVMVSGCFDLLHSGHIAFFKLASKFGKLYVAVGSDANLVLLKRKAPYFSQAERVYMVNSIRFVEEAFVASGSGMLDFKPDLERIKPDIFVVNTDGHTAEKEKLCKNYGIEYLILERVPEEGLPARASSTTKNELKFPYRLCLAGGWMDQPWVSEIYVGSVVVAQLLPTIDFNDRSGMATSSRKVALELWGNQYPKGNPLNNAKLLFGAENPPGSEYISGSQDHIGLLNPGISRLFYNGKYWPEEIDSTVDKETCEWLSNVLHLVPLTPRPNNYDPLKEKNLKMEFVKSLGEAGEKCWNSILKKDVIGLGESMTKTLLAWKKMLPYTVSDQIFKELKTEYITKYSGAITSGSGGGYVVVASDKPVPNSIKIKVRC; encoded by the coding sequence ATGACTGAAAAAAAAGTTATGGTCAGCGGTTGTTTCGATCTTCTACATAGTGGACATATCGCATTTTTTAAGTTAGCATCAAAATTTGGCAAACTTTATGTTGCGGTTGGTTCCGATGCAAATCTTGTTTTGTTAAAAAGAAAAGCACCATATTTTTCTCAAGCAGAAAGAGTTTATATGGTAAACTCTATCCGTTTTGTTGAGGAAGCGTTTGTTGCTTCCGGATCCGGTATGCTTGACTTCAAACCGGATTTAGAAAGAATTAAACCCGACATTTTTGTTGTTAATACTGATGGTCATACTGCGGAAAAAGAAAAGCTTTGTAAAAATTATGGAATTGAATACCTTATTTTAGAAAGAGTGCCTGAAGAGGGCTTGCCTGCCAGAGCGAGTTCGACTACAAAAAATGAATTAAAGTTTCCTTATAGATTATGTCTAGCCGGCGGTTGGATGGATCAGCCGTGGGTATCGGAAATTTATGTAGGAAGTGTTGTTGTTGCACAACTTCTGCCGACAATAGACTTCAATGATCGTTCTGGAATGGCTACAAGTTCTAGAAAGGTCGCGTTGGAATTATGGGGAAACCAATATCCAAAAGGTAATCCGCTAAATAATGCTAAATTATTGTTTGGAGCTGAAAACCCTCCAGGTTCTGAATATATTTCAGGTTCACAAGATCATATTGGCCTTTTAAATCCTGGTATCAGCAGACTTTTTTACAATGGAAAATATTGGCCTGAAGAAATAGACTCAACAGTCGATAAAGAAACTTGCGAATGGTTATCTAACGTACTTCATTTAGTTCCTTTAACTCCGCGTCCAAATAATTATGATCCTCTTAAAGAAAAAAATCTAAAAATGGAATTTGTTAAAAGCTTAGGTGAAGCCGGTGAAAAATGCTGGAATAGTATATTAAAGAAAGATGTGATTGGACTCGGCGAATCAATGACGAAAACATTGTTAGCTTGGAAAAAAATGCTGCCATATACAGTTTCAGATCAAATATTTAAAGAGTTGAAAACCGAATATATAACAAAATATTCCGGAGCAATAACTTCTGGCAGCGGAGGAGGATATGTTGTTGTAGCTTCAGATAAACCTGTACCTAATTCCATAAAAATTAAAGTGCGCTGCTAA
- a CDS encoding sugar MFS transporter codes for MFNLTKMFRTEDGKNYAFTFGLVSTLFLLWGLCNGMIDVMDKHFQDYLHLTKSQSAWVQFAHYLGYFLMALPASFLARKLGYKGGIIAGLLLVSFGGFWFIPATYISTFWSFLLGVCIVAMGLTVLETVANPYTTVLGSKQYSAARINFAQSFNGIGWIFGPIIGGIFFYSSEGAEAAQAQLYIPYLTVAIIVLIMAVIFYFANIPELNTEDDYNLDVESNTAIKKSIWLHPHFVGAVLSQFLYVAAQAGIFSFFINYIVEEIPSISSSLAGSWLFNDRSVLKGSEYFINEKGATFLLGSIGFPLFLLGRITGTAILRKITAHKLLGIYALVNVFVCLIVVFKIGWISVAAVFITFFFMSIMFPTIFALGIHGLGIEAKKASGFIVMAIMGGAIMPKLMGHLGDVYNMSVSFLMPMCCFLVVSIYGFLWQNLSRSKTKIEISKTRSH; via the coding sequence ATGTTTAATTTAACAAAAATGTTTAGAACAGAAGATGGTAAAAATTATGCATTTACATTTGGTTTGGTAAGTACATTGTTTTTATTATGGGGCTTGTGCAACGGAATGATTGATGTTATGGACAAGCATTTTCAAGATTATTTACATCTAACAAAATCGCAATCGGCATGGGTTCAATTTGCTCATTATTTGGGATATTTTCTAATGGCATTGCCGGCAAGTTTTTTAGCTAGAAAATTGGGTTATAAAGGCGGAATTATTGCCGGCTTATTATTGGTATCATTTGGGGGATTTTGGTTTATTCCTGCTACATATATTTCAACATTTTGGTCATTCTTACTTGGTGTTTGTATTGTTGCAATGGGACTTACAGTTTTAGAAACTGTAGCAAACCCATATACAACTGTACTCGGCAGTAAACAATATTCGGCGGCAAGAATAAATTTTGCGCAATCTTTTAACGGAATCGGTTGGATATTCGGACCAATAATAGGCGGAATATTTTTTTATTCATCTGAAGGAGCTGAGGCGGCGCAAGCTCAATTATATATTCCATATTTAACCGTTGCAATTATTGTATTGATAATGGCTGTAATATTTTACTTTGCAAATATACCTGAACTAAATACCGAGGACGATTATAACTTAGATGTAGAATCAAATACTGCAATTAAAAAATCAATTTGGCTTCATCCGCATTTTGTTGGAGCGGTACTGTCTCAGTTTTTGTATGTAGCGGCACAAGCGGGGATTTTTAGTTTTTTCATTAATTATATTGTTGAGGAGATACCTTCAATATCCAGCTCATTAGCCGGCAGTTGGTTATTCAATGACAGATCAGTTCTAAAAGGGAGCGAATATTTTATAAATGAAAAAGGAGCTACTTTTTTACTCGGTTCAATTGGGTTCCCGCTTTTCCTGCTGGGACGAATTACAGGTACCGCAATTTTAAGAAAGATAACTGCGCATAAACTGCTCGGAATATATGCTTTGGTAAACGTTTTTGTTTGTTTAATTGTGGTATTTAAAATTGGATGGATTTCTGTTGCTGCGGTGTTTATAACATTCTTTTTTATGTCTATAATGTTCCCAACAATTTTTGCACTTGGAATTCACGGATTAGGAATTGAAGCCAAAAAAGCATCGGGCTTCATTGTAATGGCTATAATGGGAGGCGCAATAATGCCTAAACTTATGGGTCATTTAGGTGATGTATATAATATGTCAGTTAGCTTTCTTATGCCTATGTGTTGTTTTTTGGTCGTTTCAATATACGGATTTCTATGGCAGAATTTGAGTAGATCAAAAACAAAAATAGAAATTTCAAAAACGCGAAGTCATTAA
- a CDS encoding phosphatase PAP2 family protein, whose product MKVIKSPYYFNWNDYAIVGATIALTGASFTVDNEIRESILSTKSNLMDNVTYVGEAFGNAKYGTALSALLYTSGLIFDHNDLRETGQMIAEAMLWNGIFTELLKITFVRYRPYTGNENLRMEPFEFELDANENSLPSGHTSTAFTIATVLSEQIDNTYASIALYSLASLTAYQRVYADAHWFSDTFLGAVLGTFIGLKITSLHEKHREINRSLRLGIYPQLNSGGYKLGLFIQF is encoded by the coding sequence TTGAAAGTTATTAAAAGTCCATATTATTTTAATTGGAATGATTACGCAATAGTAGGAGCTACAATTGCGCTTACCGGCGCGTCTTTTACAGTTGACAATGAAATTCGAGAAAGTATTTTAAGCACAAAAAGTAATTTAATGGATAATGTTACTTATGTGGGAGAAGCTTTTGGAAATGCAAAATATGGAACCGCACTAAGCGCTTTACTTTATACTTCCGGTTTAATATTCGACCATAATGATTTAAGAGAAACAGGACAAATGATTGCTGAGGCAATGCTTTGGAATGGAATTTTTACCGAATTATTAAAAATTACTTTTGTCAGATATCGTCCATATACCGGAAATGAAAATTTAAGAATGGAACCATTTGAATTTGAGCTTGATGCAAATGAAAACTCGCTGCCTTCCGGACATACTTCAACCGCGTTTACAATTGCGACCGTTTTATCCGAACAGATTGATAATACGTATGCTTCAATTGCGCTGTATTCATTAGCCTCGTTAACAGCTTATCAAAGAGTATACGCCGATGCACATTGGTTTTCCGATACCTTTCTAGGTGCAGTTTTAGGAACTTTTATTGGTCTTAAAATTACCTCACTTCACGAAAAACATAGAGAAATTAATAGATCGTTAAGACTTGGAATTTATCCGCAATTAAATTCAGGCGGATACAAATTAGGACTTTTTATTCAATTTTGA
- a CDS encoding Gfo/Idh/MocA family oxidoreductase: MKKITRRNFVKNMGIGALAINYIPFSVRGSNVPSNKLNIAAVGIGGMGGANLRMLENENIVALCDVDFNYAANTIKRYPNAKLYKDFRVMLEKEKNVDAVLIATPDHTHAVITMAAMQEGKHVYCQKPLTHNIYEARTITEKAKYYGVQTQMGNQGHSWEHIRVLKEWINDGAIGEVKEVHAWTDRPVGGDPWSTFLIKALPTEKVEKPDGMDWDLWIGPARYRDYHPDYHPTKWRSWLDFGTGSLGDMGCHIIDPAFWALDLGAPISIEATSTHWEPEIESQTFPRASIVRYNFPANEKRNSIKLTWYDGRLQPPIPEELEPGRTIPASGAFIIGEKGVIMHGSHGADNVRIIPETKMKEYKLPAKTIPRIEGSHEDDWVRACKEGKNGTPACSNFDYGGPLTEMALLGMIAIQVKNQNLIWNAKEMKFENNDAANNLIKTEYRQGWKL; the protein is encoded by the coding sequence ATGAAAAAAATTACGCGCAGAAATTTTGTTAAAAATATGGGAATAGGAGCATTAGCAATTAATTATATCCCTTTTTCGGTTAGAGGGTCAAATGTGCCAAGTAATAAATTAAATATAGCCGCGGTTGGAATAGGCGGAATGGGCGGCGCAAATTTGCGAATGCTTGAAAATGAAAACATTGTTGCTTTATGCGATGTTGATTTTAATTATGCGGCAAATACGATTAAGAGATATCCTAACGCAAAATTATATAAAGATTTTAGAGTAATGCTCGAAAAGGAAAAAAATGTTGATGCCGTGCTAATCGCGACTCCAGATCATACGCACGCGGTTATTACGATGGCGGCAATGCAGGAAGGGAAACATGTTTATTGCCAAAAACCTTTAACGCATAATATTTATGAAGCAAGAACAATTACAGAAAAAGCAAAATACTATGGCGTCCAAACACAAATGGGAAATCAAGGGCATTCATGGGAACACATCCGAGTACTAAAGGAATGGATAAATGACGGCGCGATTGGTGAAGTTAAGGAAGTACACGCATGGACGGATAGACCTGTCGGAGGTGATCCGTGGTCAACATTTTTAATTAAAGCATTACCAACTGAAAAAGTAGAAAAACCAGATGGAATGGATTGGGATTTATGGATCGGACCCGCAAGATACAGAGATTATCATCCCGATTATCATCCGACCAAATGGAGATCATGGCTTGATTTCGGAACCGGCTCTTTAGGCGATATGGGATGTCATATAATTGATCCTGCGTTTTGGGCATTGGACTTGGGAGCGCCGATATCAATCGAAGCAACATCAACGCATTGGGAACCGGAAATAGAATCTCAAACATTTCCAAGAGCATCAATTGTAAGGTATAATTTTCCTGCAAATGAAAAAAGAAATAGTATTAAACTGACCTGGTATGATGGAAGACTTCAGCCGCCGATTCCTGAGGAATTAGAACCGGGACGAACAATTCCCGCAAGCGGCGCTTTTATCATTGGTGAAAAAGGTGTTATTATGCATGGAAGTCATGGCGCCGATAATGTAAGAATTATTCCAGAAACAAAGATGAAAGAATATAAACTTCCTGCCAAAACAATTCCCAGAATTGAAGGTAGTCATGAAGATGATTGGGTTCGCGCGTGCAAAGAAGGGAAAAATGGCACACCGGCATGTTCAAATTTTGATTACGGCGGTCCTTTAACTGAAATGGCATTGTTGGGAATGATCGCGATTCAAGTTAAGAACCAAAATCTAATTTGGAATGCAAAAGAAATGAAATTTGAAAATAATGATGCCGCAAATAATCTTATTAAAACCGAGTACAGGCAAGGTTGGAAATTGTAA